A DNA window from Porites lutea chromosome 6, jaPorLute2.1, whole genome shotgun sequence contains the following coding sequences:
- the LOC140940809 gene encoding uncharacterized protein, translated as MDRGIHKNSRGNWEMPLPFRNERQTMPNNRVQAMQRLQGLLKTFGRKPEMKADYLEFMGKIIDKGHASAIPSEEVPPPPGRSWYLPHFATYHNTKRTIRVVFDSSCEFEGVSLNKVLLPGPDLMNNLIGVLMRFRKERIAVMCDIEQMFHSFYVEPPHRDFLRFLWFEGNDPSKPIIEYRMNVHLFGNGPSPAVATYGLRRAAIDGEEEYGEEAKKFICRNFYVDDGLTSLSSTQGATDLVKSAQATLATANLRLHKVVSNSVEVMEAFPAEDRAKDVRDLDLRHDSLPAQRSLGVFWDLETDAFTFKVSLPEKPFTRRGVLSIVNSVYDPLGFAVPVMLEGRKILQQLVHMGERTKENNTPLAWDDPLPTAMINRWTRWRDSLVELQNLSVPRCYRPKDFGSVTCLFRRKSGRYWSRSLPSPAE; from the coding sequence ATGGATAGAGGTATACACAAGAACTCAAGGGGAAACTGGGAGATGCCCCTCCCGTTTCGTAACGAGCGCCAGACTATGCCGAACAATCGAGTTCAAGCTATGCAGCGCTTACAAGGGCTTCTCAAGACGTTCGGCAGGAAACCCGAAATGAAAGCGGACTATCTGGAGTTTATGGGAAAAATAATCGACAAAGGCCACGCCTCGGCTATCCCAAGTGAAGAAGTTCCGCCTCCTCCCGGCCGTTCCTGGTACTTACCGCATTTTGCAACTTATCACAATACAAAGCGCACCATTCGCGTCGTGTTTGATTCCAGTTGCGAGTTTGAAGGAGTTTCACTGAACAAAGTACTTTTACCAGGCCCTGACCTGATGAACAACCTCATTGGAGTCCTCATGCGCTTTCGCAAGGAGAGGATAGCAGTAATGTGCGACATCGAGCAAATGTTTCATTCATTCTATGTTGAGCCACCACATAGAGACTTCCTTCGTTTCCTATGGTTCGAAGGCAACGATCCGTCAAAGCCCATTATAGAATATCGGATGAATGTACACTTATTTGGCAATGGACCCAGTCCCGCAGTCGCTACCTACGGCCTACGCAGAGCAGCCATTGACGGCGAGGAGGAGTATGGCGAGGAGGCCAAAAAGTTCATTTGCCGTAACTTTTACGTCGATGATGGCTTGACCTCGCTTTCATCTACTCAAGGAGCGACAGACCTGGTTAAGAGTGCGCAAGCCACCCTAGCCACAGCTAACCTTCGACTTCACAAAGTAGTTTCTAATTCTGTGGAAGTCATGGAAGCCTTCCCGGCCGAAGATCGAGCAAAAGACGTGCGTGACCTGGATTTACGCCATGACAGCTTGCCAGCTCAACGTTCGCTCGGGGTATTCTGGGACCTGGAGACAGATGCCTTTACCTTTAAGGTATCTTTACCGGAGAAGCCGTTTACAAGGAGAGGAGTATTGTCCATCGTCAACTCTGTGTACGACCCGCTTGGCTTTGCAGTACCTGTTATGCTcgaaggaagaaaaatattgCAGCAGCTTGTCCATATGGGAGAACGGACGAAGGAGAACAATACCCCCCTAGCCTGGGACGACCCCCTCCCTACCGCGATGATAAATCGGTGGACGCGCTGGAGAGACTCTCTCGTAGAGTTACAGAACCTTTCCGTGCCTCGCTGTTACCGCCCTAAAGATTTCGGCAGCGTGACGTGCCTTTTCCGACGCAAGTCAGGACGGTATTGGAGCCGCAGTCTACCTTCGCCAGCTGAATGA
- the LOC140940811 gene encoding uncharacterized protein produces the protein MSAPEQWRYVETDLNPADLATRGVPSSKLMETSWLVGPEFLRKPERTLPTKETFTLVESDPEVRKAVFSASVNTHEEEEPDLGAERFKKFSSLKSLQRAVANLIVVVREFKHRRDVKAERVNLKSKARSTQGKLRPPTVEEWDQALRVIISSTQREAFSGLLRDTRKEPELPREIQSSAKKALKGSQLYRLDPFLDSHGILRVGGRLRRAQMEYNEKHPIVLPKCHYVSQLIAKHYHHEVHHQGRQITGGAIRKAGFWLIGGHDVVTKVIGACVVCKKLRGPHLEQRMADLPLDRTEVCPPFTNVGFDVFGPWAVQTRKTRGGGVNAKRWGLVFTCLSSRAIHIEVLEAMDSSAFICALRRFFALRGHAKLLRCDRGTNFVGAKTELDTAASELDEKKVEKFVTECGCKWEFNPPHASHFGGVWERQINTIRRVLDAMFTELGQSQLTHELLVTLMAEVVAIVNARPIAALPSDTDDPQPLSPAMLLTMKTRPASPPPGQFMRTDIYARRRWRRVQFLAEQFWTRWRREYLQSLQPRRKWTETRRDLCVGDIVLVRYESQHRNDWPLGRVSEALRSDDGRVRKVKVNVVRDGERKTYLRPIKELVLLLTDAADPDQQ, from the coding sequence ATGTCTGCCCCGGAACAGTGGAGATATGTGGAGACTGATTTGAACCCAGCAGACCTAGCAACGCGCGGAGTTCCCTCAAGTAAGTTAATGGAGACGAGCTGGCTAGTAGGCCCGGAATTCCTACGCAAACCGGAGAGAACCCTCCCAACCAAGGAAACGTTCACGCTCGTCGAAAGCGACCCTGAAGTCCGAAAAGCAGTGTTCAGCGCCAGTGTGAATACGCACGAAGAGGAAGAACCAGACCTTGGAGCAGAGAGGTTcaagaaattttcttcacttaaGTCTCTGCAGCGAGCAGTCGCTAATCTAATTGTCGTTGTCAGAGAGTTCAAACACCGGAGAGACGTTAAAGCAGAAAGAGTTAACCTCAAGAGTAAAGCGCGTAGTACACAAGGCAAACTCAGACCCCCGACAGTCGAGGAATGGGATCAGGCCCTGCGCGTCATAATCAGCAGTACGCAGAGAGAAGCATTCAGTGGGTTGTTACGCGATACCAGAAAAGAACCTGAGCTACCGAGAGAAATCCAAAGTAGCGCCAAGAAGGCTCTCAAAGGCTCACAGCTGTACCGTCTCGATCCGTTCCTAGACAGCCACGGGATCCTCCGCGTCGGAGGCAGATTAAGGAGAGCTCAAATGGAGTATAATGAGAAACACCCAATTGTACTACCGAAGTGTCACTATGTCTCACAGCTAATAGCTAAACACTATCATCATGAAGTACACCACCAAGGGAGACAGATTACAGGAGGTGCAATTAGAAAAGCAGGTTTCTGGCTTATTGGAGGCCATGACGTAGTCACGAAGGTCATCGGAGCTTGCGTCGTGTGTAAGAAGCTGAGAGGACCACACCTAGAACAGCGTATGGCCGACCTCCCGCTAGATAGAACCGAAGTCTGTCCTCCCTTTACCAATGTTGGATTTGATGTCTTTGGCCCCTGGGCGGTGCAAACACGTAAGACTAGAGGAGGAGGAGTAAACGCCAAGCGTTGGGGCCTAGTGTTCACGTGCCTAAGCAGCAGAGCCATTCACATCGAAGTCTTAGAAGCTATGGACTCCAGTGCCTTTATCTGTGCATTGAGGAGGTTCTTCGCACTACGAGGCCATGCTAAACTCCTCAGATGCGATCGGGGCACCAATTTTGTTGGAGCTAAGACGGAGCTTGACACAGCAGCATCCGAGTTAGATGAGAAGAAAGTGGAGAAGTTCGTAACGGAGTGCGGTTGCAAGTGGGAGTTTAACCCTCCCCATGCATCACATTTTGGCGGTGTGTGGGAGAGGCAGATTAATACGATTCGCCGTGTATTGGATGCTATGTTCACTGAGTTAGGCCAGAGTCAGCTTACACACGAATTGCTGGTGACACTGATGGCCGAAGTGGTAGCCATTGTAAACGCCAGGCCGATAGCAGCACTGCCGTCCGACACCGATGACCCGCAGCCTCTGTCCCCTGCGATGTTACTCACTATGAAGACACGCCCAGCCTCGCCCCCTCCAGGCCAGTTCATGCGGACAGATATCTACGCGCGCCGTCGATGGAGACGAGTCCAGTTCCTTGCGGAACAATTTTGGACCAGGTGGAGGAGAGAGTACTTGCAGAGCCTACAGCCGCGACGAAAGTGGACGGAGACGCGGCGAGACCTGTGCGTGGGAGATATCGTTCTTGTGCGATACGAATCACAACACCGTAACGATTGGCCACTGGGACGAGTGTCGGAAGCCCTTAGGAGCGACGACGGCAGAGTGAGGAAAGTCAAAGTAAACGTTGTCAGAGACGGAGAAAGGAAAACCTACCTTAGACCAATTAAGGAGCTAGTTCTACTCCTGACCGACGCAGCTGATCCAGACCAGCAGTAA
- the LOC140940448 gene encoding uncharacterized protein — protein sequence MMIALAIVVAVAGILFTTLWIKFCGKKDSFPKHYSHDNGRPIDSTEEIWRIAHDRNEDIIANALVLRSKKPIKATDVKNAMRLLTKRHPMLRMHLRKNQDGVYCFQKMDKVDVDMRQLDTKDWQNVMEESLLEKFDSENGPLWRLTFLPNARYKPATGGDVKDMTSYPNECICIFGFHHIIIDGPSFARMFAEFINYVNKLSNKEEPKVSSMALLPPFSVYIHEAVKGRWYHHLLAAAMDILSLIPGFPAFMMVAVVGISGKGNVFTRKHGVEVQRNPQIQPRTKIIPLEFSKEETTGLLKKCKEHQTTVQGAVQTAGCVAMTSLLEKNECEIECGITVNARRFFKSTVPNEYAGPFVTSILCKNTFDTSLEHEKFWERAKSVSEDIHGRLKKNEHMEMALMFYCMAPVLSQYFCRSAKRDNEHGNRFRHLMVYTNLGYCKFLDGSPNDDVILRASFGCTAEHERGSIFANNIATFNDQLFWTVVYYSNITSEATAQKYADLVKETIFKAVKG from the coding sequence ATGATGATTGCCTTGGCAATAGTAGTTGCAGTTGCTGGAATATTGTTTACCACACTCTGGATTAAGTTTTGTGGTAAGAAAGATAGCTTCCCGAAACACTATTCACATGATAATGGACGTCCTATTGATTCAACAGAGGAGATTTGGAGAATAGCTCATGACAGAAATGAAGATATTATTGCCAATGCTCTGGTGTTGAGATCCAAAAAACCAATAAAAGCAACTGACGTGAAAAATGCAATGAGACTGCTCACAAAGAGACACCCCATGCTACGCATGCACCTTAGAAAGAATCAAGATGGAGTTTACTGTTTTCAGAAAATGGACAAAGTTGATGTCGACATGAGGCAGCTGGATACTAAGGACTGGCAAAATGTTATGGAGGAAAGTTTGTTGGAGAAATTTGATTCAGAGAATGGTCCCCTTTGGAGGTTGACATTCTTGCCAAATGCTAGGTACAAACCAGCCACTGGAGGTGATGTCAAGGATATGACATCATACCCTAATGAGTGCATTTGTATATTTGGTTTCCATCATATAATAATAGATGGGCCATCGTTTGCTAGAATGTTTGCAGAGTTCATTAACTATGTAAACAAGTTAAGTAACAAGGAAGAACCCAAAGTATCTTCAATGGCATTGCTACCACCATTTTCTGTGTACATACATGAAGCTGTTAAGGGCAGATGGTACCATCACCTACTGGCAGCAGCTATGGACATTTTGAGCTTAATACCAGGCTTTCCTGCCTTTATGATGGTTGCAGTGGTAGGGATTAGTGGAAAAGGAAATGTCTTCACTAGAAAACATGGAGTTGAGGTGCAAAGAAATCCTCAAATTCAACCAAGAACCAAGATTATTCCTCTAGAGTTCTCAAAAGAGGAAACAACAGGCCTGTTAAAGAAGTGCAAAGAGCATCAAACAACAGTGCAAGGCGCAGTTCAGACAGCAGGTTGTGTTGCAATGACATCTCTGCTAGAGAAGAACGAGTGTGAAATAGAATGTGGAATAACAGTGAATGCTAGGCGATTCTTCAAGTCCACAGTGCCAAACGAGTATGCAGGGCCATTTGTAACCAGCATTCTGTGTAAAAACACTTTTGACACTTCACTTGAGCATGAAAAATTCTGGGAAAGGGCAAAGAGTGTCTCTGAAGATATCCATGGTAGGCTGAAGAAGAATGAGCACATggaaatggccctaatgttttACTGCATGGCTCCAGTGCTCAGTCAGTATTTTTGTAGGTCAGCTAAAAGGGACAATGAGCATGGTAACCGTTTCAGGCACCTGATGGTCTACACTAATCTAGGTTACTGTAAATTTCTGGATGGATCTCCAAATGATGATGTCATCCTACGAGCCAGCTTCGGCTGCACTGCTGAACACGAACGAGGAAGCATATTTGCTAATAATATTGCCACATTTAATGATCAACTGTTCTGGACAGTTGTATATTACAGCAACATAACAAGTGAAGCTACGGCCCAGAAATATGCTGATTTAGTCAAAGAAACTATTTTTAAGGCAGTTAAGGGTTAA
- the LOC140941593 gene encoding probable endonuclease 4 — MRRSVRLAARAINEVKSQTITAEQISAQTSRSNFGKKEDKLPTKTKIKKWKSTKRPREKSTTDPSGNEGKDSELKPSVIIDEKIKPKIKRVKTENHVERPSLQGKFVGAHVSISGGLHNAVSEALEIGAKAFGLFLRSQRQWVSKPLEDKAAERFRNACAEAQFSPHAILPHGIYLMNCGSPEEETLAKSRSTLVDELKRCERLGLLLYNFHPGSTCGKITVDECLDKIAESINQAHKETKFVVTVLENMSCQGNTVGGKFEELRGIIDRVHDKSRMGVCLDTCHAFAAGYDFASEKGFAKMMEEFESVIGLEYLRAVHLNDSKGALGCHLDRHENIGKGKIGTKAFQRLMKDPRFDGIPMILETPCVTDDTYKKEIKQLYSMA, encoded by the exons ATGAGACGGAGCGTCCGTTTAGCAGCTAGGGCGATTAATGAAGTTAAATCTCAGACTATTACGGCTGAACAAATCTCAGCGCAAACATCAAGGTCAAACTTCGGCAAAAAAGAGGATAAACtaccaacaaaaacaaagatcaagaaatGGAAATCGACCAAGCGACCTCGAGAGAAGAGCACTACGGATCCGAGTGGAAATGAAGGAAAGGATAGTGAGCTTAAACCTTCAGTAATAATTGACGAGAAGATAAAACCGAAAATTAAGCGAgtcaaaactgaaaatcacGTCGAGCGGCCTTCTTTGCAGGGGAAGTTTGTCGGAGCGCATGTTTCAATTAGTGGTGGACTCCACAATGCAGTGTCTGAGGCGCTGGAGATTGGGGCTAAagcttttggtttgtttttgagGTCGCAGCGTCAGTGGGTAAGCAAACCCTTGGAAGACAAAGCTGCCGAACGTTTCCGAAATGCTTGTGCTGAAGCTCAGTTTTCACCACATGCAATCCTTCCACATGGTATCTATCTTATGAACTGTGGATCACCAGAAGAGGAGACGCTGGCCAAAAGTCGTTCGACTCTGGTGGATGAACTGAAGCGCTGTGAAAGATTGGGCCTCCTCCTGTACAATTTCCATCCTGGTTCTACTTGTGGCAAGATCACAGTGGATGAATGTCTTGACAAGATAGCAGAGAGCATAAACCAGGCAcacaaggaaacaaaatttgttgTCACTGTCTTGGAAAATATGAGCTGTCAGGGAAATACA GTAGGTGGAAAGTTTGAAGAATTACGAGGCATAATAGATCGTGTGCATGACAAATCCCGGATGGGTGTGTGCCTGGACACCTGCCACGCCTTCGCTGCTGGTTATGACTTTGCCTCAGAAAAAGGCTTCGCAAAAATGATGGAAGAATTCGAGTCTGTCATAGGCCTGGAGTACCTTCGAGCTGTGCATCTGAATGACTCTAAGGGTGCACTAGGATGTCATTTGGACAGGCACGAGAACATTGGAAAGGGAAAGATTGGAACCAAAGCATTTCAGCGCTTAATGAAAGACCCGAGATTTGATGGCATTCCTATGATCTTAGAGACACCTTGTGTAACTGACGACACGTACAAAAAGGAGATTAAACAACTTTACTCCATGGCTTAG